From Canis lupus baileyi chromosome 16, mCanLup2.hap1, whole genome shotgun sequence, a single genomic window includes:
- the ARL5C gene encoding putative ADP-ribosylation factor-like protein 5C translates to MGQLIAKLMGIFGNQEHKVIIVGLDNAGKTTILYQFLMNEVIHTSPTIGSNVEEIVLQKTHFLMWDIGGQEALRSTWNSYYSNTEFIILVIDSTDRDRLLTTREELHKMLAHEALRDASVLIFANKQDMKNSMTTVEISQFLTLSAIKDHPWHIQGCCALTGEGLPAGLQWMHSQATAN, encoded by the exons ATGGGACAACTGATCGCCAAGTTGATGGGCATCTTCGGGAACCAGG AACACAAGGTTATCATCGTGGGACTGGACAATGCAGGAAAGACCACCATTCTCTACCAGTT CCTGATGAATGAAGTGATCCATACATCTCCCACCATCGGTAGCAACGTGGAGGAGATTGTTCTGCAAAAGACACACTTCCTCATGTGGGACATAGGGGGACAGGAGGCTCTGCGCTCTACCTGGAACTCATACTACTCCAACACGGAG TTCATCATCCTTGTGATTGACAGCACGGACCGGGACCGGCTGCTGACCACTCGAGAGGAGCTGCATAAGATGCTGGCCCATGAG GCTCTGCGAGACGCTTCCGTCCTGATCTTTGCCAACAAGCAGGATATGAAGAACTCCATGACCACCGTGGAGATCTCTCAATTCCTCACTCTTAGCGCCATCAAAGACCACCCATGGCACATACAGGGCTGCTGTGCCCTCACCGGGGAAGG GCTGCCTGCGGGGCTCCAGTGGATGCACTCTCAGGCCACCGCCAACTGA